The following coding sequences are from one Sciurus carolinensis chromosome 11, mSciCar1.2, whole genome shotgun sequence window:
- the Crebzf gene encoding CREB/ATF bZIP transcription factor isoform X2 has product MRHSLTKLLAASGSGSPTRSESPAPASTCSLPPDLTRAAAREEETAAAGSPGRKQPHRDEGEVEAGRGSRGGVAVRAPSPEEMEEEAIASAPGEETEDMDFLSGLELADLLDPRQPDWHLEPGLSSPGPLSSSGGGSDSGGLWRADDDDEAAAAEMQRFSDLLQRLLNGIGGCSSGCDSGSGEKRRRKSPGGGGGGGSGNGNDSNQAATKSPRKAAAAAARLNRLKKKEYVMGLESRVRGLAAENQELRAENRELGKRVQALQEESRYLRAVLANETGLARLLSRLSGVGLRLTTSLFRDSPAGDHDYALPVGKQQQDLLEEDDSAGGVCLHVDKDKVSVEFCSACARKASSSLKM; this is encoded by the coding sequence ATGAGGCATAGCCTGACCAAGCTGTTGGCAGCCTCGGGCAGCGGTTCCCCAACCCGCAGTGAGAGCCCGGCGCCGGCCTCTACCTGTTCGCTGCCCCCGGACCTGACCCGGGCGGCAGCAAGGGAGGAGGAGACGGCGGCGGCCGGATCGCCCGGCCGCAAGCAACCGCACCGCGACGAGGGCGAGGTGGAGGCCGGGAGGGGGAGCCGCGGCGGCGTGGCCGTGCGCGCGCCCTCGCCCGAGGAGATGGAGGAAGAGGCTATTGCCAGCGCCCCCGGGGAAGAAACGGAGGACATGGACTTTCTGTCTGGGCTGGAACTGGCGGATCTACTGGACCCCAGGCAGCCGGACTGGCACCTGGAACCCGGGCTCAGCTCGCCTGGGCCTCTCTCCTCGTCTGGCGGAGGCTCCGATAGTGGCGGCCTGTGGAGAGCGGACGATGACGACGAGGCTGCGGCCGCTGAGATGCAGCGCTTTTCTGACTTACTCCAGAGGCTGTTAAACGGTATCGGAGGCTGCAGCAGCGGCTGTGACAGTGGCAGCGGGGAAAAGAGGCGGAGAAAgtccccaggaggaggaggcggtGGCGGCAGCGGCAACGGCAACGACAGCAACCAGGCGGCGACAAAGAGTCCCCGGAAGGCGGCGGCGGCCGCTGCCCGTCTTAATCGGCTAAAGAAGAAGGAGTACGTGATGGGGCTGGAGAGTCGAGTCCGGGGTCTGGCAGCCGAGAACCAGGAGCTGCGGGCCGAGAATCGGGAGCTGGGCAAACGCGTCCAAGCACTGCAGGAGGAGAGTCGCTACCTACGGGCAGTGTTAGCCAACGAGACTGGACTGGCTCGCTTGCTGAGCCGGCTGAGCGGCGTGGGACTGCGGCTGACCACCTCGCTCTTCAGAGACTCGCCCGCCGGTGACCATGACTACGCTCTGCCGGTGGGAAAGCAGCAGCAGGACCTGCTGGAAGAGGACGACTCGGCGGGAGGAGTGTGTCTTCATGTGGACAAGGATAAGGTGTCGGTGGAGTTCTGCTCGGCGTGCGCTCGGAAGGCGTCGTCTTCTCTTAAAATGTAG
- the Crebzf gene encoding CREB/ATF bZIP transcription factor isoform X1, with translation MRHSLTKLLAASGSGSPTRSESPAPASTCSLPPDLTRAAAREEETAAAGSPGRKQPHRDEGEVEAGRGSRGGVAVRAPSPEEMEEEAIASAPGEETEDMDFLSGLELADLLDPRQPDWHLEPGLSSPGPLSSSGGGSDSGGLWRADDDDEAAAAEMQRFSDLLQRLLNGIGGCSSGCDSGSGEKRRRKSPGGGGGGGSGNGNDSNQAATKSPRKAAAAAARLNRLKKKEYVMGLESRVRGLAAENQELRAENRELGKRVQALQEESRYLRAVLANETGLARLLSRLSGVGLRLTTSLFRDSPAGDHDYALPVGKQQQDLLEEDDSAGGVCLHVDKDKVSVEFCSACARKASSSLKIFFFR, from the exons ATGAGGCATAGCCTGACCAAGCTGTTGGCAGCCTCGGGCAGCGGTTCCCCAACCCGCAGTGAGAGCCCGGCGCCGGCCTCTACCTGTTCGCTGCCCCCGGACCTGACCCGGGCGGCAGCAAGGGAGGAGGAGACGGCGGCGGCCGGATCGCCCGGCCGCAAGCAACCGCACCGCGACGAGGGCGAGGTGGAGGCCGGGAGGGGGAGCCGCGGCGGCGTGGCCGTGCGCGCGCCCTCGCCCGAGGAGATGGAGGAAGAGGCTATTGCCAGCGCCCCCGGGGAAGAAACGGAGGACATGGACTTTCTGTCTGGGCTGGAACTGGCGGATCTACTGGACCCCAGGCAGCCGGACTGGCACCTGGAACCCGGGCTCAGCTCGCCTGGGCCTCTCTCCTCGTCTGGCGGAGGCTCCGATAGTGGCGGCCTGTGGAGAGCGGACGATGACGACGAGGCTGCGGCCGCTGAGATGCAGCGCTTTTCTGACTTACTCCAGAGGCTGTTAAACGGTATCGGAGGCTGCAGCAGCGGCTGTGACAGTGGCAGCGGGGAAAAGAGGCGGAGAAAgtccccaggaggaggaggcggtGGCGGCAGCGGCAACGGCAACGACAGCAACCAGGCGGCGACAAAGAGTCCCCGGAAGGCGGCGGCGGCCGCTGCCCGTCTTAATCGGCTAAAGAAGAAGGAGTACGTGATGGGGCTGGAGAGTCGAGTCCGGGGTCTGGCAGCCGAGAACCAGGAGCTGCGGGCCGAGAATCGGGAGCTGGGCAAACGCGTCCAAGCACTGCAGGAGGAGAGTCGCTACCTACGGGCAGTGTTAGCCAACGAGACTGGACTGGCTCGCTTGCTGAGCCGGCTGAGCGGCGTGGGACTGCGGCTGACCACCTCGCTCTTCAGAGACTCGCCCGCCGGTGACCATGACTACGCTCTGCCGGTGGGAAAGCAGCAGCAGGACCTGCTGGAAGAGGACGACTCGGCGGGAGGAGTGTGTCTTCATGTGGACAAGGATAAGGTGTCGGTGGAGTTCTGCTCGGCGTGCGCTCGGAAGGCGTCGTCTTCTCTTAAAAT TTTCTTTTTTAGGTGA